The Vitis vinifera cultivar Pinot Noir 40024 chromosome 7, ASM3070453v1 genomic interval gAATGTTCAACTATCTACCTCATATGGTGTACCATCTTTGAACTGTAATTTGACAGCtgcatatttctttttcttgagaAGCAGCATTCTCTTGTACAAGCCATCGAGATCAATTTCTAAACACCTATATTTTTTGTTGACCTGAATGCCATGAGTAACAAGATCACACTTCATTAAAGCATCACAGAAGGATAATATAAAAAGGTGCAGTTTCAAGCTTAAATCAAACACATGCCTTAAGAAAGAGCTACAGTGTATGCTATTCTGGCCAGAGAGATGCGTATATCTAACAAAACAGAACTCTTTTTAtcatccaaaatttcattttagaaTCTTTTGTGTAGAAACATGCCATGTACTTCCTGGATATCAAATTGACCACAGGCATCTCTACTTTGGAAATAATGAATTAAGGACTCTTCACCTTGACCCTAGACACTTGATTGATATCATGTTTACATCATATGACAGGAAAAATGGAAACCCCAATCTCCTTGAGATGATTCTCTAGCAGATGCTAGGATATAATTAAACCCCACCTCTTGAATGACTTTCCCTGCAATTGCTTTGGCTTTTGTAATATCATCCAGCCCAGTATAAATCATAATTGAATCAGTATCACCATATATCACCTGCAGGATACAAGACAATGGATCTAACAGCCACGTTACTTGAACCAGTTAATACAGCAAAAAGTTAACAACAAATTTGGATTCTCAATATACAAGATATAAACCTCCAAGTTTAGATTATTCTGAACGAGATCAACAGTACTCTGCAAAATCTCCCTTCCCTGCAAGTTGATTAAGAGATTTCCTCACTaatactaaaaacataaaatgtgaATCCAAAGCTTATCTAAAATTAATacattcttttcaattttagaGTAAGCACTGCAGATCCTCTTACTTGTAGTGTTATAAGCTCTGCCAGTGGCTTTGCATAAAATCTTGAATTGGAAAACCCCAGGCATCCATACATACTGAATCACAGACAACAtggaaaataaacaaagaaatacCATTATAGCAACAAAGAAAATTTATAGCACATCATATTGGCTAAAAATGgaaatggtaaaaaaattaCACAAACCTATTTGCAGTGAGTTTCAGTGCCTGCTGCTGAATGTCAAGCTGCTGGACCTTGAGACCAGATGCTGTCTTTAACCTAGACTTTACGGTTTTCCTCCTCTCAACTAATTTTTTCAACAACTACAAAAAAgacatgtaaaataaaaattttatattaatttatctaTACTGAAGAAAATTGGAGCAAAAATatagaatttaattaaaatttcatattctcCTTCCCTGGACCAATTTTTAGACGGTATGTAAAGTAAAAGCAAAACAATAATATTTGATCGGAAATTTCACACTTGAAACATGAGCACATCTGCACCCCCcccccctttctctctctctctctctcatgtgcACGCACGCACACACATAGTGCAAAAATATAGTAGTAACTAATCAGAAATTTCATACTTGCTTAATACAGGAAAacacatctctctctctcatagaCACAGAGCAAATATATAGCATTTAATCAGACGTTTCACATTTAATACATGAAAACACATCTCCCTCCCTTTAAGGAGTCTTATCCTCTTTCCCCCACCCTCCACTCTCCCTTTTCTTTGATGAAgtgttctcttttattttctttcctattctttatttgaagaagtattttttcattttctttcctttgtttcCATTTTCCCCTTCTTTGATGTAGCATTCTGTTTCTCAATCTCCTTGATGAAGTGCTCTCTGTATTTCTCTCCCTTTATCCCTAAACCTTCACCCTCTGTATCTTCCTTCTTTGAAGCAAAATTCTTACAGTAAACAACCACATAAACATGTAAGCTCCTTTCATGTTCTCAAGCGCAATCAACCACAAACCAGTAGGGTAAAAGCATGCACTCTCTAGTTCCAATAGAAATAATTGAGGGTGCATTTGAAGCTATAGAAAGTAGGTCCAGTAAATAGATGCCAAACCTTCCAGTGATCTCCTGTTTACAGACAGAAGCTTATTCAAGTATTACAAAATCCCCAAAATGAAGGGAACACTGGATTCCTCCTCACAAAAAGTAGGCTGCAAACAAGGATCTTAATCATCTGAACCCAATATAACACAAGCCTTACCAGCAACACTAGTGCCATCCTTTTCCCAGTTTACTTTCCACCAAAACAAGGGGAACCTCATAAAGGGCATTAAACCAATGATATTCTGATCCAAAAatttaaaaggagaaaaagagaaatacaGATGGAAACAAATAAACTACGAGAAGAGCAAGTGACTGAAAGAAGAATTTGAACGGGGGCAtacaaaaatagaataaatatcTTGGTCAACCACTTCATAATCTCTATGCTAGGAATTTTTAACATGCCTTCATGAGGAAACTGTAGGACTAAGCAGAAAAGCTAGCAGGTAGCAAATGAATATAAGTCATGAAATCCATGCCATGATTGCAAAAAAATCACGCATTCTCTTTAGGTTTGGAGCGTTCACAGTTCATACTATTTATATCTTCACTAAAATAGCATGCCACCAAAGCCCTCAAAGTTTAGAGCCAATATTCAAGTCTCGTTCAAATAGAAATCGGCTATTAAAAAAACAGATGCACCTTAAACCGTATTCTGTTTCTTATGAGAttataaatgctcttttattaaAACCATAATGATATAATTCCTAACAATTGAGCCATTACCAGTGTAGCATCCTTTGggcaaattatttatcaaatggtCATGTTGTTCCATCCACAGAAATTCCAAGAACATTTAATAGAATTTCCAAGCAGGACAtcacaagtatttttttttttgataagtaaacaagatatgcattaaaaaaggctaaacgccacagagcatacagggagtatacaagatgGCTACAgcctcaaaaaaagaaaaaggaccaAAAAGAGCTACCTCCCCTCaagtggaagctatccactccaagaaacctataagggagaaagcctcctcacctaaatacactttggcccaattccataagttacaaacaaaagaattctttaaccTCTGAACATTCACCACaccccccctaaaggctaacctattcctctccttccagaccgtccaaaaaatacacagcggaatggatttccatatctgtttccttttcttcccaacaAAAGAACCCCTCCAGGAGGTTAAAGCCTCCTTAACCGTTTCTGGGAGGACCCACTTAATATCTaacaacccaaaaataatattaattgaataattaacCAAATCAGTTTTTAAATCagccaattttaaaattttcacttcAATGATATTACAGCTAGGTCAGGACCATAGAATGAATAGAGCTTGGTGGGAGATTAATACATTTCCTGCTACCTGGGGGTGCATGCAGACATGAATAACAGAAACAGATCCATGTCAACACCATTTCCCCCACAAAGCAATATGTCCGCAAACATACTCTAGTTTTTCTGTTTAAATGCctaataaatacaaattaaattttactGAATCTTGATCTAAAACTTCCTTCTCCCTTTAGAATTAAAGATTTGTATTGCTCTTTAAGATGCAAACTATAAACTAGACCTGAAAGGAACAAGAGATGCAATTTACAAATATAAGGTTTCAAAAAGTTTGCAAAGTTCCATTTCTTCTCAATTCAATCAGAAATATGAATGCATTAATCTAAGGTGATCATACCTCAGGTAAAACCCCAGTCGTTTTACTAGATGGTAAACGAGGAACCGATCCATCTGGAGATCTTTCAACTGTTGTGAAGCAGATATTGTATTCCTGTAAACAATGAAGTATTAGTGctcataaaaaatatgtaaaaggaggaaaagaaacaattgATTGGAGAGGGGGTGGAGGGAGATAGAGTTAGATGGACAGATAGAGGGAGAGAGAtagataaagagagagagagtaagaagggagagagaaaaGCAAATTACCTGAATGATTGAAGGGTAAAGGCTATTGAAGTCCAAAAGTAATATATACTTGTCATACAAGCCTCTCTTTGGTTCCAAAACCAATCCACCGGAGTAGGCTGgacctttttttccttttccttgatTGTTATGATGAGCATCATTCTCAACATGTGCATCATCAACATCCAGTTCATCAATATTTCTGTCCTCAGCACCACCTTGATTCATTCTTCGTTTTGTCCATTTTGTTTCCCTCAAATGAGAAGAAATCTTATCTGGGACAATATACTTCTTTGCATGGAACTCATGCAATAGAAGATATTCTACTCTCTGTGCCCTAGCACCCTGAAAACACATGTCAGTTGTACTTTCTATGTCATGCTCATGGACAGAATACATaagaaatcattaaagaaaCCACATTTGAAGCACTCACTTGGAGAGTCTTTCCCCAGAGATTACCACTGATATTAGTCAGAAGACGAGTAAGAGGAAGAACACTCAAATGAAACATAAGTTCCATGGATAACCATGCATCTGTTTCACCATATTCAATCTGAAACCATTAAACATAGGATGAGAACCATAATATGCAATCATCCAAAGGAGCTGcaatgatttttcatttataatagGCAAAGTAGACCAGTTAAACCATTATCAAAGTTTTAGAAGATACCAGTCTCTGAGCAAGGCTCAAGAGAtgcctcaatttttttcttcttttttaatttttatgagaaacaacaatAATTCATTGAGGCATGAATCAAAAGTAAGATGCCTCAGTCGAAAATCTTCCAAGCCACTAAATGTCACTGTTAGTCGCTactaggtaaattgaactatgttATGTGCAAAGGGATACAAGGTTACGCATAACTAAGCAAACAAAATGAATTTCATAAAACAAAAGAGCAATATGATTCCAGTTAAAGGTTCTAGAAGGACAAGATAATGACCAAAAAGTATGTAGGGTTGAGATGGTATGAAAAGACATGATGTAAATGGCATAGGCAGCTGAATGGCAGAGAAGGATGGCAGAAGGTGACCCTACTTTTGAAGCCTCGCCCAAGATgagtatcaatttttttataaggcTATTAATCTTAAAACTACAATCCCCACCAATTAGAACttatcaaacttttttttttctcttgtccAATCAGAAGCATGATGATCATGAAAGTAGTTCAAGTAAACATCAGAAACGTACAAGTTGCACAAGGGATTCCGATGTTTGAAACATTCTAGAAACATCTTGTGGAGCAATCTCCTTCCGATCTTTGTTCAGCTGAGTCTTTGCAAGTTGTGTCAAAGAATAACTGACCTGGAAGAATCAAAATTTCATGCATGAGGAATCAAACCATAACAACATTACAAAATGCTCACTGGTGTAAGCTGGCAGAACCAGAATCATGAAATGAAGTGTCATACTTCTTTTAATAGGTCACGGGAACACAGATAAGTATCACATAAAAGCCGACCAGCAATGCAAGACATGATCCCTGGGCTTGCTCCGGAACCAAAAATGGTGCTTCCTCTGGTAAGCTTAGGCATCACCCGACGCTTGAGACGACCTATCTTGGACCACATGGGAACTTTGCAAGCCTGTATAAGTAGGTAAAAAATTACAGAGTCATTTAGGGAAGATGGCTTATCCAAAGATGAATCAACAAAGTGAATGTGTTTTACTGTCTCGTTTGGTGTTTTAAAACtggacattgaaaaaaaaataatactgattgaattgttattttttttttttttcaaaaagaaacaTCAGCACAGAAATAGTATCTAGTATTAACTGTATTTTATTTGCTTTAATTCAAAATGTGAAGTAGATGGTCAGCTAGACCAACAAGACATGCATCAGATTAGTAGGTGAAGTCAAGGCATTCCATATTCAAAAGCAAATTATAGAGGATAAAAATGGTGAATTCACCAATTCCTACATAAGAATTAATTGAGAATGGgttaaagaatattttgaatccattaaaatatttgattgaaaGATCTAAAATATCCCCACCTCAGCTCTGTGGAGAAGAACATCCAGATCAAACCCAGAAATATTATGACCAACAAGAACATCGCTATCCAATTTGTACAGCTCAATCATCAGACGGTTTAAAAGAGCTCTTTCACTGCAATATAATAAGCACAAAAAGGTGGCTTAAGAAACCCTGGAATTTACAGTTTTCTCGCAAAACTGATATGTTATTAGATAGAACAGAATTTTGGAATGATAAATTTTGCCAAAGAACAAAATGTTTAACTGAAACCTGCCTGATTTCAGAGCATAGAACATTTGCTCCAGCCTTAGAGTTTCTATCTGAAGCCTCTTTAGTGAACCCCATTGGGAATATGCCTCCATCAAGTTTGCGTACAACAGTAAAATGGCTGAGCACACCAGGCCTCTTCCATTCTGAGGGTAACATGGGGGAATCAATCTGAAAGTTCCAACCACACAAGTAGTGGTTGATCTTAGTAAGGAATAAATTGGAATCAATGTGTCCTATGTTGAAGCAAGAACTGCAGCAGCCAGAGAATAACCACCAacaatatttaaactttaactTCTGTTTCTACTTTGCTGACTACATAATTGGGACACAGACATGAAAGTTTAAGAAGATGCGGTTCATCTAGAACATCTTGTCTATAATTTTAGTCACTCCAGAAGTGGATAGATTTGTGGAAGCTGTAAGTTAAGCACCATTATAATAACCAGTGAAGTATCTTACTCAAGAAATCAACCAaattaggaaaaagaaaaaacatgctTTTACACCTCACAGTCAAGCATCTCAGCAGAGATGAAAAGCATTATTTGTCCTTTGTTCATATCATGAATGATACCTAATTCATGGAACTAtgtgaataataaatcaattgaatAAAAGAGGGATCCTGCAGCAAGATTTATACGGTATTACAGTGTCAACCGTTAATAATACTTTAATACTGCCAAAGATAAGATATCAAATTCGGTGAAACCCAGGTCTACAAAATGCCTATATGGAGGATTTAGTAATATAGATTCATTGGACATTTGTGATCATTAAGGAACATCAGAAGCAGTATATGCTGATGTATATTGTTATTCCCTAGTTATATGCATGCCATGCAGTTAAGGAATATGTAGATATTTAAGCCACTGCCTGTTGATCATGAGCTATACTAATTAAATCGTAGAAAATAGAGATCTTCAGTCTCTGCTCAAcataaaaggaaaaggagaTGCTGCTTGACATAAAGAATGGAAATGTAACAGACACAGGACACATAATCATGTAATGTCACCAGAGTGTGGAGCTGATTCCAAAAAGGGTACATTTGGGATCTTTGTGTGTCATTTCCTGGTGTTGAATGGTGCTAAACACTCCATCTAGATAACACAGGAGGTAAGGGGAGTTCAACCATCCACAACCATATTCAAAAATTTCTTCTCACACCAAAACCTAAAATGTTCCCTTGACACTGAAGTCAATCAATCGCCCAGAGACAAAAATGAACCCTAGTATAAATGCCAATATTAGAAAACATAATAACTCTACTGCCCAATGGTGGAGAGTCCTGGAGTTCCTTCTCCTATAGATTCCAcctaaggggaaaaaaagggaCTAACAGACTCATACTGAACCCAGGAAATTGGGAGCACAAATGTACAATCAAACTCCAGGAAATGataattgaaagaaaattaagatgtCAATAAACACATAATGACATTCATTTCTCTTGGAGTAACATGACCCAATATTCTCTgatatatcatttcaaaatgATAACTAGTGCCAAGCCTGATTCTAATACATTCAAATCAGCAAAAACAACCCTGATCCAATATCAGAAACGGACAAGAATATGGAGCATATCTAATGGCCGAGAACtgtaaaaaaagtgaaatatcCTAAGAGGGAAAGTCACCATCAATAAAATCAGAACCACCAACAAGGCTTCTAGAACATACCTTGACCTTATGACAGCAGATGACAGATGCAGACACTATTTCATTTACATTCTGTTTTTCATTGATGATAGTTTTCAAATTGATAGCTGTTACAACCACTGGTGGAATCTCTGCTATGTTCTTTGAAGAGGAAGCCAAAATCCTTATGTCCTTTGGACAATCAACAGTAACCTCAAATTTGCACCAGCTCACCTGTCAATAATTCAACCAAGCTTTTAAgatggaaattgaaaatatgaacaaaaagaACTTCAGCAGGTACCTCAAATGATAAGGAATGAACGGATTCCAAAAACTCACCCGTTCAGGAGCTGGACAactggaaaattttgaaattgagagCCAGTAAGGTCCCATAATCTTCCTTTTAATGAGAAAAAGCTCTAAAGCACTGTCAAGAATGATGCTGGTCAAATTTCCtctaatttaactaaataatatGCATCAGGTAAGTAGTTTGCCAATCCATagccaggaaaaaaaaaagaaggtattAAAACTATGGACCAGTATTATAAGTAGCAACCAAATCCTCATGCTTGAGTTGAAAATAAGAAACTTTTTCCAACCAACAAGGTAACTACACAACAAACCAGGTCTATCACTGAGTTTGGCTGTTCCAGATTTTAGCATGGCTTCCCAACAAGAATCAATAGAAGAAAATTTAGGGGGCATATAATTGAATTTAACAAATGCAAGTTCCAAACTCCTACCCTCTTCTTACTAGAACAAACTCAAATCAAACTTAAGAAGTACTGCAGAATGGAAAAATATAGGAGTTAAGTGCTAGCATGCAGTAGGTGATTAATCATGAACATTTACATCCATCTCTTGATTCTGAGGGCCTAAATTTCACTATCTAACACAAGACAGACTGATAAATATATCTAGTTGTTTAAACCatgtcatctttttttttttcttcctctttctgGTGAGCAAGTAGGAGTTTGGTGAGACACAACTAAGCAGACAAATAGATTGCTTCTAATTTTCATGTATAAATTTCATACACCAATATCATTTTGTGATACACTAGCAAGCTCATGCAAAAATCTCCACCTAGGAGCACATATGTAagccaaaaaatataaaatttgtttcacTAGTTTATTTGGGCACAAATTTATATCCACAGTCAGCTTCCTTCTTTAAAGTTGCACATTCACTCATGAAATCAAACATGCAAGAAAAAAAGGCAATTCTTAATATGAGATATAAATAAAGACACCAAGCGTAATGAACTAGCTCTGACTACTTATACCTGCAATGAGTTCCAAGCAGAGCACAAAATGCCTCTCCTTTGAGATCTGCTGGAAGTGGTGGGTCCTGCAATGACAGAAGTCACAGTTTTAGCTTGTGGGAGATGAGACCAACCAGATAAATAACAAATGCATGGCTCACAGGAATCTTAAAGAAAGTAGCTTCCCAATCTCCAAAGTTCTTGGAAAGAGAAATGCAGAGTTGAAATCTGAATAACCGAACATGATAACCAATGGTCTAAACCACCATGCTGATTCCATTAAACTGTATAATATACCTTAAATGGGTAATTAATCTTTAGGACATAATTCTCCCCGACAGGTATATCAGCTCGCTCAAATGCATAACTCCTCTGTGATATATTCATCATAAACAAGGAATGAGCAACAATATGGAATAAGAGTGATGAAAATATGCGGCGGAGCATTCAGCATTTTTAAGAGTTAGACAATGCATTTTTCTGCTGCTTCAATGATCAAAATACAAACCTTAACTGGCGTCATGCTAAAAGTTGAAACATTGAGATTTAACAACTGTTTTGCTATTTCATTCTTTAATCCTGATGCCACGTCCTAATCAATGAACAGGGAAGGAGTGGGTCAAtaaaaacaaacagaaaaaaaaaaattaagaaagaagaaacaagggATATACAGGTCTATGTGGATAATAACATACTTGCAATTTTGTCCTCAAAGCTGCAGGAGAAACCCGAGAGGCTTCGATATCTTTCTCAAGCCTCATGATTTCATCATTGCCAAACACCGAATCATTTGGGATTGCATAGACACATCGCTCCATGTTCTTTACCACCACACAGCAGCTATGATATGCACTTCCTGCTTTAACCTTAATTGCAACAGACGAAGCCAACCATCAAGTTATTGTCGTCAGAATTGTTTAGTATAAACTCTATCTTAACAAGTCCATGTACAATTCATGTCCATAGACTATTCATGTTCAATTATTCTTGATCCATGTATCATGAAACTAAGGACTTCTTGAAAATGCCCTAAAATTAGTACACGATTTTGAAACTATCGATTTACCTTCCCAAACAGATAGAGGTTGCCCATATTAGCACCATAAAATTCCTCGTGGGCATCAAGTATGTAGAAAGGCAGTGACCCATCTGAATCCAGCAAAAAATCTGCCTTCTCCTCACAATTCAAACTAGGATTAACCACCTCTCCCTCATAACCAGCACTAGGATTGCCTCCATTCCTTACTGCCTGCCACCCGGCAGTGGCGGCACTCAATGTCAGGTCTTTCTCCTCTTTAATTTTTGCATTGAGTGAATGAACCTCCTTTCTCTTCACAGCCTGCTCTGATTTATCCTCAACCGCATCTGGCACAGTCTCCTCAACTGCATCTACCTTGGTTAAAGGATCATGTGATTGGACAATTGACTCTGCATCCATTTTCGAATTCAAATCTTTTCCATCTTTGGTTTCTTCCAGAAAATCTCTTCTATCACCCAAACCACAATTCAAATCATTTGCATCTTTGGATTCTTTAACTACACCCTTTCCCTCAACCATATTGCCGTTTTGCATTGAACTTGACACGGAATCACCATCTGCTATAGTGACCTTGGTAGGCTCAGGCCTAATCGAAATCGGTGATATCTCCATCTTAATGGTGGTACCCGGAACAAAATTCCTCCCACCAGACACCAACCCCGATTGTCCCCTCCGACGCCTCTCTCTATCAGCCTCATCAGGAGCAAATTCAGCAATCACATCATCCACTATACTATCACACGACAGTCCCTTAACTTTATCATCCCTACTTTTCTTGAAAACTGAAGAAGTGAACATGGAAGAAAGCCGTTGCTTCCCCATCATAGCCGCCGCAGCAGAAAGCGGAGAGGGCTTTTTGGGAGGCGGGTCCTTCTTTTcggttttcttcttcttaggcCTCTCCGCTTCGCCGTCCGATTCATCGGAAGATGGAGGGACACCCGCTAGGGACCAGTCCTCTTCTTGACCTTCGTCTCCGTACCCTGAGCCATTATCGTCGACTATGAACCCTCTGAATTCTTCGCGGCGCTTGGCAACGAGTTTGTCGTACTCATCCTCGTCGACAGTGTCGTAGATTGGATCTTCCACCTTGATCTGGAATCCAACGCCATCGGAGCGCCGGCCGCCTCGGCGGAGGGCTTTTAGACGCTGGAGGGCGTCCGAGCGGGCCGTCGCCTCAGCTCCTCTGCTCCTCCGCCGTCCGGCGACTATGGGCTCCTCGTCGGccatctctctccctctctatgcctctctttttctctctaggGTTTTACATGCATTCAAAGGAAAAGGAGAAATGGCGGGAAATCCAAGCGCTTTCGCGCCAAGTATGGTTTAAATCGTTCGAAGTCGAC includes:
- the LOC100250805 gene encoding DNA polymerase alpha catalytic subunit, with amino-acid sequence MADEEPIVAGRRRSRGAEATARSDALQRLKALRRGGRRSDGVGFQIKVEDPIYDTVDEDEYDKLVAKRREEFRGFIVDDNGSGYGDEGQEEDWSLAGVPPSSDESDGEAERPKKKKTEKKDPPPKKPSPLSAAAAMMGKQRLSSMFTSSVFKKSRDDKVKGLSCDSIVDDVIAEFAPDEADRERRRRGQSGLVSGGRNFVPGTTIKMEISPISIRPEPTKVTIADGDSVSSSMQNGNMVEGKGVVKESKDANDLNCGLGDRRDFLEETKDGKDLNSKMDAESIVQSHDPLTKVDAVEETVPDAVEDKSEQAVKRKEVHSLNAKIKEEKDLTLSAATAGWQAVRNGGNPSAGYEGEVVNPSLNCEEKADFLLDSDGSLPFYILDAHEEFYGANMGNLYLFGKVKAGSAYHSCCVVVKNMERCVYAIPNDSVFGNDEIMRLEKDIEASRVSPAALRTKLQDVASGLKNEIAKQLLNLNVSTFSMTPVKRSYAFERADIPVGENYVLKINYPFKDPPLPADLKGEAFCALLGTHCSALELFLIKRKIMGPYWLSISKFSSCPAPERVSWCKFEVTVDCPKDIRILASSSKNIAEIPPVVVTAINLKTIINEKQNVNEIVSASVICCHKVKIDSPMLPSEWKRPGVLSHFTVVRKLDGGIFPMGFTKEASDRNSKAGANVLCSEISERALLNRLMIELYKLDSDVLVGHNISGFDLDVLLHRAEACKVPMWSKIGRLKRRVMPKLTRGSTIFGSGASPGIMSCIAGRLLCDTYLCSRDLLKEVSYSLTQLAKTQLNKDRKEIAPQDVSRMFQTSESLVQLIEYGETDAWLSMELMFHLSVLPLTRLLTNISGNLWGKTLQGARAQRVEYLLLHEFHAKKYIVPDKISSHLRETKWTKRRMNQGGAEDRNIDELDVDDAHVENDAHHNNQGKGKKGPAYSGGLVLEPKRGLYDKYILLLDFNSLYPSIIQEYNICFTTVERSPDGSVPRLPSSKTTGVLPELLKKLVERRKTVKSRLKTASGLKVQQLDIQQQALKLTANSMYGCLGFSNSRFYAKPLAELITLQGREILQSTVDLVQNNLNLEVIYGDTDSIMIYTGLDDITKAKAIAGKVIQEVNKKYRCLEIDLDGLYKRMLLLKKKKYAAVKLQFKDGTPYEVIERKGLDMVRRDWSLLSKELGDFSLSQILSGGSCEDVVESIHNSLMKVQEDMRNGEVALEKYIITKSLTKPPEAYPDKNQPHVQVALRLKQSGYSTGCSAGDTVPYIICCEQGTSSGSSTGIAQRARHPDELKRDNGKWMIDIDYYLAQQIHPVVSRLCASIQGTSPARLADCLGLDSSKFQSRRSEAINNDFSISLLSADEERYRGCEHLILSCPSCFGTFDCPTLFNSVHTSITEKSTQVQVEESNNFWQRLRCPKCPEEGDVGRMSPALIANQVKRQADGFISMYYKGSMMCDDETCKHTTNSLNLRVIGDSERGTVCPNYPRCNGRLVRKYTEADLYKQLSYFCHVLDTVRCIEKMEVSTRIPIEKELARIRPLVNLAASTTQKIRDRCAYGWVQLDDLTVTV